The Paenibacillus wynnii DNA window AAGCGAATGATGAAGGAACCTATGGGAAATTTATAGTTGAACCGTTGGAACGTGGATATGGCACAACTCTGGGGAACTCGCTTCGCCGGATACTGCTGTCCTCCCTTCCAGGAGCCGCAGTGACTTCGGTCCAAATTGACGGCGTTCTGCATGAGTTCTCGACCGTTCCTGGCGTAATGGAAGATGTGACAGAAATCATCTTGAACCTGAAAGCTTTGTCTTTAAAGATTCACTCAGACGAAGAAAAAGTGTTTGAGATTGATGCTGAAGGGGAAGGCGTCGTTACCGCCGGTGATATCCGTGCGGACAGCGACGTCGAGATCCTGAACCCGGATCTTCACATTGCAACGCTGGGACCTGGCGCGAGACTTCACATGCGTATTTTTGCAGGCCGCGGTCGCGGTTACGTCCAAGCGGACCGTAACAAGCATGATGACCAGCCTATTGGTGTTATTCCAGTTGACTCTATCTACACTCCTATTTCACGCGTTAACTATGGCATAGACAACACTCGTGTTGGTCAAGTAACTAACTATGACAAATTAACGTTGGAAGTATGGACAGATGGCAGTATCAGACCGGAAGAGGCTGTAAGCCTCGGAGCCAAAATTTTGAACGAGCACCTCGTATTATTCGTAGGACTTACGGATGAAGCGAAAGACGCCGAAATTATGGTTGAAAAAGAAGAAGACAAAAAAGAAAAAGTGCTTGAGATGACAATCGAAGAGCTTGATCTTTCTGTTCGTTCGT harbors:
- a CDS encoding DNA-directed RNA polymerase subunit alpha is translated as MIEIEKPKIETVEANDEGTYGKFIVEPLERGYGTTLGNSLRRILLSSLPGAAVTSVQIDGVLHEFSTVPGVMEDVTEIILNLKALSLKIHSDEEKVFEIDAEGEGVVTAGDIRADSDVEILNPDLHIATLGPGARLHMRIFAGRGRGYVQADRNKHDDQPIGVIPVDSIYTPISRVNYGIDNTRVGQVTNYDKLTLEVWTDGSIRPEEAVSLGAKILNEHLVLFVGLTDEAKDAEIMVEKEEDKKEKVLEMTIEELDLSVRSYNCLKRAGINTVQELTTKTEEDMMKVRNLGRKSLEEVQEKLEELGLGLRTEE